In Miscanthus floridulus cultivar M001 chromosome 5, ASM1932011v1, whole genome shotgun sequence, one genomic interval encodes:
- the LOC136452071 gene encoding probable protein phosphatase 2C 2, with protein MGAGAEVMHQVVPLLEPPFHRCVVKSVDVMEVVVAVAPGQVQPATSPKAVVEVAVEVPDLEFKRASNAGSSVSAEQLQFVPSIRSGSFADIGPRRFMEDEHIRIDDLSGHLGSLLMVSAPSAFYGLFDGHGGSDAAAYMKTHAMRLFFEDADFPQASQEDEIFAESVEESVRKAFLRADLALADDSVINRSSGTTALTALVLGRQLSVANAGDCRAVLCRKGIAVEMSKDHRPTYDAERQRVIECGGYIEDGYLNGVLSVTRALGDWDMKLPQGSPSPLIAEPEIHWTTLTEDDEFLIIGCDGIWDVMSSQHAVSTVRKGLRRHDDPERCARELAMEAKRLETFDNLTVIIVCFVPDLAGASAAAVPSEEQAPAPAGRIRCCKSLSPEALCKLRRWLESDH; from the exons ATGGGAGCCGGGGCTGAGGTCATGCATCAGGTCGTGCCGCTGCTGGAGCCGCCGTTCCACCGGTGCGTCGTTAAGAGCGTCGATGTCATGGAGGTGGTGGTCGCCGTGGCGCCTGGGCAGGTGCAGCCAGCGACGTCGCCGAAGGCCGTGGTGGAGGTTGCCGTAGAGGTGCCCGATCTG GAGTTCAAGAGAGCTTCTAATGCTGGGAGTAGTGTATCTGCAGAACAACTGCAATTTGTCCCGAGCATTCGATCTGGTAGCTTTGCTGATATTGGACCTAGGCGGTTCATGGAAGACGAACATATTAGAATTGATGATCTTTCTGGTCATCTTGGCTCACTGTTGATGGTCTCTGCGCCTAGCGCCTTCTATGGG TTGTTTGACGGTCATGGGGGTTCAGATGCAGCAGCCTACATGAAAACGCATGCAATGAGGTTGTTCTTTGAAGATGCTGACTTCCCTCAAGCATCACAAGAAGATGAAATATTTGCTGAATCTGTTGAGGAGTCAGTCCGCAAAGCTTTCTTGCgggctgaccttgctcttgctgaTGATTCAGTCATCAACCGTTCTTCTGGCACCACAGCGCTGACAGCATTGGTCCTTGGGAG GCAATTGTCAGTAGCAAATGCTGGGGATTGCCGCGCAGTCCTGTGTAGAAAAGGGATAGCGGTGGAGATGTCAAAGGATCATAGGCCGACATACGATGCGGAGCGTCAAAGGGTTATCGAGTGTGGTGGATACATCGAGGATGGCTACCTCAACGGTGTACTCTCTGTGACCCGGGCTTTAGGGGACTGGGACATGAAACTGCCCCAAGGCTCTCCGTCGCCTCTTATCGCCGAGCCAGAGATCCACTGGACCACCCTGACGGAAGACGACGAGTTCCTCATCATCGGCTGCGACGGGATATGGGACGTGATGAGCAGCCAGCACGCGGTGAGCACGGTCCGCAAGGGGCTCCGGAGGCACGACGACCCGGAGCGGTGTGCTCGGGAGCTCGCCATGGAGGCGAAGAGGCTCGAGACCTTTGACAACCTCACTGTGATCATCGTGTGCTTTGTCCCTGACCTCGCGGGGGCCTCAGCCGCAGCTGTGCCTTCAGAGGAGCAGGCCCCAGCGCCGGCCGGAAGGATCAGGTGCTGCAAGAGCTTGTCGCCGGAGGCACTCTGCAAGCTGAGGAGATGGCTCGAGTCTGACCACTAG